The genomic region TGCAACGCAATGATCAACTTTCGTTACATTCCGAAAGTCCACAGCAATTTCACCTAGGGGGCCCCacttggggtgggtggggggggggggggggtcgtatgACCTAGAGGAGGAGCATTTTGGGGCCTCACAACGAATTAATATAAATTTGTATATATGCGACTTTAAAAACCTTTCAAATGGTGGTTGTTGCAGTTAGCAATGACAGCTTCCAAACAACACTGAGTGTGTAGTGTGAGCTAATCGTGCAGCCATGCATTTGGAATGCGGCTAGCAGGAAACCTGACTGTTGGCCATTAGCAGCCCAGACCGGCCATGACTTAAACATCTGAGCCAGGCTTGGATGGGATCATCACCACGTTCATATGTAGCCGATAAAGAAATCCCTAAACGGGCCAGGTCAAGAGGCCATATGCTAACACTGTTGAGTTGACCCAATCATTACGCccagaaaaaatgtttttatatgtttttttttgttcacttAACTTTTCAAAGAACTTAAAACTGGCACACTTGAGTAACTGGGCAGTTCTTCAGCTgtaacaaaatatttccatgaaatattgtctctcccatcttcatGAGATGCACACAGGGGAGAGCAGGCTTGTAATGTAATAGTAGCATTAATCCACCAGCCCTGGGGATTTGAACTAATGATCTTTTAATCACGGACACAaggcttaacccactgagccccccccccccccctccccacattcCGGATAAAGTTAGCAAATCAATAAATACGCTAATAAGCTTAATATATCAACATTGTATTCCGAGAAAATATATTGCCGTAGTTATGGAACTTTGTACGATCACTGGTGAAGCTTTCAGCTCTGCGTTAAAGGCCTAAGTGACCCTTGTTGGCAAAGAGCACCCCACATAAGCAGAAGCACGTCGACACGgactgggtggggggcagtgcgGGGGAGTGGCGACGATAAAAAATTTTGACCGATCCCCATCAATACGATTTTAACTGATTTCCAGAATGGGTCacggcattttatttttaaatatgggACGATCCTGTAAAATACGAAACAAATGGCAGCtccatgtttaaattttactaatttAACGGGGTTAGACGAGGCCCTGTTTTTAGCGGAGATCTCTGGGATCTGGCCTGAGTAACCCTGTGCACCAAAGCACCCCTGACCTAAaccaacgggggggggggacgacgacACACATACCCGGGAGCGAGCAGCACAGCGTACATCCACACGTCATTTAAGAAAAACGCCGTATTATGAGAACAGATGAACGACAGAGAAATAGAGGGGTCTGATATTTACATGTAGTCGCTTATCTTAAAACCCCCTTAAAAGCCGTGGGCAGTTCCTTGAATAGAAATATACTTTGTACGTTTAAAAGAACCGGGCTGTGATCAGTACATCTTTAAATACATCCTCTGACGATACCTTGGTAGTATTGCGTGTATCAACATTGTGAGCCAGAACTAAATTTACATCTTGGCAGCGTTTTCACGTGCCGTGCCATCGCCATGGCTGCATGACTTTCGCAGTACCCACCCTCCCCagtaccgccccccccccccccaccgcccgccTCCGCCCCCATGTTACACATTACAACTCCAGCACTATTCCTGTGCCCACCCCCGCTATTACCGCACAGAATACCAGCTGGGCTAAGAACAGACTCAGAGGGTGGCAGAGCAGCTAACCCGACAGAGGCAGAAGAGGGCTGGCAGGGTAGGGAgaatggcgggggggggcgggggggggagctgaGAATGTGGCAGGATGGAGGGGGAAGAAGGGGTAGGAGCAGAGAAGGATGGCAGGGAGGAGAAAGCCGACCGAGGTAAAGAATCCACAGGGCGCAAGTATAATTAGGAAAGTGAGCAGCATCGGCCAGTGGTAGCGGGGGGGGAATCCTATACGGGAAAATGCAGTTAGACCCAGCCAAGCCTGAACTGGTTGCAGTAAATGGTTAAAGCAGAACGCTTTTCAGTTTTTTCATTACATACGTCAAGAGCACAAAGCACAGGACGTGTCCTATAAGCCGTACGTGGGCCGGCTTTATGCCCTGGCCGTGTCATTAGTCACCTGCGGTGGGGCGTAATTGGCATCTGAGAGGAATATGCTTCTCGGCCATCCTGCTGTATCGGTACCTCCCAGGGATCTGTGAGGCTACCTCTCCGAGAGAAgcaagcatggggggggggggggggacagctgaCTGCACAGTACAGTTCGAGGAGATTAAACTTGAGCagggagaaaaaaagaaaaaaaaaaaacaggtaaaaaCAGGACACGAGGTTGTATCATGAAAGTATGTGATTTTCATGCGTAAAGTGATGGGATCATAGAAGTGCTTTAATTTTACATCCGTTCAGAATTATGAACTGTACCTTTATAGCCACATTTTTAACATTTCGAATGATTTCTTTTTGGGCGAAATGTGTTACTTCGTGCACAGAGAGTACTGCACATTTTGTGCTTGCCTTGgattttgggggaggggtggagaaTGTCATACATTATGTCTGCCTTTTGTCCCAGAAGCATTTTAATCACTTTTTTTTAGATATATACTGCAGCCAGATCATGCCAACGGCAGCCCATCGTGGACCCGCCAGCAACAGCGTGAATTTTATgctgggagagagacagaggcagaGTGAGGGACGAAAGATAGAGGGAGAGGCGGAGGAAAGGAATGTCGCCCTCTCGCACACGTACGTGCACATCTGCGcccgtcgcccccccccccccccccccccccccccccccaccgcctcgTGCTCCCACACTGCCTGTCCTGAGGCAGTTGGGCTGTTGCCGAGGGCAACCCACTTGCAGCCACCTAACGATGGAGAGGAAGTCATATGAGGAAACGATGCTATAAATAGGAACAGGAGCATATGtggatgcatgtgtgagtgcgagggagagagagagagagagagagagagagagggtgagagaAGGCGGGAGGAAGAGTGGAAGTGTGAGATTGAGACAGTTACTAGAGTGTGACGGAGGAAGGAATggagggaggaagggagggaAGGGGAACATGGCGGAGGTGGGGGCCGCGGCGTTGTGACGCGACGTGTGGCGTCAGCGTGATAAGAATAGAGACGTTGCGTGCAGTGCTTTTAATTCACGCTGTCACTCTCACCCTGATGGGGGCACACTGCATGCGCgcacgcatgtgtgtgtgtctgtgtgtgtgcgcatgcgtgCGTGTGCAGGCGCCCGCCCGTGCATTCTGGGAGATGGCATCCACGTGTGTATCTAAAAGAAAACCACGTTCTTAAAAGGATAGGAGTTTTATTTCGGCATATAGAAGATCAGTTTATAAAAGATTACAGGTTTCAGGGCATTAAATCTGCATGAAAAGAATATAGAATAATTACACTGAAATAGTATTCATCTATATATTATCTAATAATGCTAATAGAAATATGGGAAAGTAGAAAAACCCAGAATATCACTGTCAGCCACTCATCTAAATAAACTAATTGCAATTCTATCTACAAAGTGCATCTTTGGATCTATGCAATCCCTTTAATGAATCCAAAGCCTGCCAAGCTGGTTTTTATGCATGATtgcaaaaaaagcaaatactgtATGAGAAATTAAGGAGGAAAACTGGGTATTTGAAGGAGAGCAGAGTGAGAGGGAGCCCTGATGACGTCACAATCCTCGCTTTTGGCATTACCCCGGCACCCGGGTCCATGTCACACTGTCAGGAATTTTAGCAGCCACTGAAAAAAAGGCAGATTTCATGACATTCGACGGTTGTTTAAATGGCTGTGTTTATAGTAAGCGGAATAAAAACATATTTAACAAAATATGCAATATTTGTATATGCATGctgaagagagggagagagtggtGGATGACTGCAAGAGAGGAGGATAAAGGGGGGGGGTTGGCGGGCAGGTGAGGGTGATCGGAAGGAGCCggcgggaaggggggggggggtgcgggagCGAGTGGACTCACCGCGTCGATGCCACGCTGCCTCACCTCCTGACTGCTTTCTGACTCATACAGCGCTGCAAGAGAAGAAGACACGGCGGAGGAGGCTAGCACAATTAGCAGGCCGGGCACATCACGACATGGCGGTGCCCTTTGCAGCGGCCGCCCGTCGGGCCGCCGGGCCGGGGGGGGGCACGTTCACAAGGCGAATCGTACACAGGCTTACCAAAGAGTACGCGCAGCCGGGCCACGCAGGAGATGAAGCCGTAGAAGGGCAGCTGGGTCAGGCCGGCGCCGACCCGCTCCCACAGAACCTCCTGGACCGCCCTGCTGCACTgtagacctgggggggggggcaaatatgGGGGTGGTGAGGAAGCAAGAAATTAAAGACACGGAGGACTGTTAGCCGACTGGACATATTTCGGTCGATCAGATCGGTAGTGATAGTGGAATGGCGTTAATCTGCTCTTGAACAGGGGCATCTTAAAGAGGGCTAAAGTTAGAACGATTCCAAGGGCCACTGAGTGAGGGAAACTTTGGAATGTAATTCGAtttggggcccaatatgatatggctttacggggcccaaaatctcttgcGGCAGCTCTGCTCGTAACAATGTTTCAGGCACCAAATTAGCCGATGACCAGGTGCCAAACAGATGTGATACCTCAggctacccccccacccccgaccaccccccccaccccccctcccgaaCCCTGCGTGCTGGAGTTCTGGGGGGCCCTCCTGATTCACTGGACACAGGATTCCCATTCTTCAGCAGTGACAGCATGCCTGATCACGCATTTACACGCCCGCATGCTGCACGCCTGTACTGCTGCTCACATGCAAAAGTGCACTCTTGTGTCTGCGTGGGGATCTgaccatgtgcgtgtgtgtgtgcgtgtgtgtgtgttggactgTGTGTACAAACTTGTACAGCGGAAACGCGCGGAACAGGCCCTGGAGGACCAGATGGTGCTTGGTTTTCCAGCTGAGCCATTACACACTGCCAGTTCAGTAAAGGAACAGCGGACCGGCTCTGAATATATACATGGATAAATCTGTAAGGGTTCATATTAAAGCTGAGGGTAAGCAATGAATCAAATCAACAACACTGTGTGTACCCCCCACCCGGGAGTCCCTCCCCGCCCGAGAAACAGGTCTGGGCGCCAGTGGCCATCCTACTGAGATGAGAGAGTGGTTTCAGTCACCGGCTGCTTGGAGACTGAGGCTCAGGTCAAAGGGGCTCATTGTTCCGGAAGAGTCCTCGTCGTACTTGAGGAAGATGGACTAGAAAAAACATAGAGGGAGAGATGCAATTTATAGGTAGCTAGATGCGAAGTGAATGAGTAGAGTGAAAACGAGAATGGGAATCTGAGCTGTGAATAAGAACAGTTTGTAATATTTGAAAACCAGTTTCGCTGGATGATTTACTGTCTGTTAGCTCTGTTTTATGAAATTTCTAGTCATAGGATCCACTCATGGACAACTGACATGGACAAATAGATACATGGACTGTGGAACAGAATGCAGTGATAAATGATCATGAACAAAATAACCTACAAATAATTTCATGCAAACCGTTAGAACTTGATAAAAGCCTgaattatatccatccatccattcctccATTCCTCCATCCCtctatccatcaatccatctattttctcgTCCTGTTCAGGACTGcaggggtctggagtctatcccagaagctacgggcacaaggcagggaataacctagGATGTTGTGCCAACCAGCCTGAATTATATCTGtgctttaaaacaaaaaatgtgatttttcgGCAAATGATACTGGTTACTCAATTAAAATCTAACAATTGGATTTTCAGACTGTGCATTTAATGTTACATCACTGGCAGCATTAGCCAAATCTCCCCACTCCTGCCTTCAAATtatacccctcccccccaatcaGATTCATTCCGTGGTCCATGGATAAATATGTATTAGATAACTGTGTATCCAGGTGGGGTTTGCAATGAGCCCATCCCAGGAAACACTGGGAACACAGGGaacacaggaaacacagggaacacagggaacacgggaaacacaggaaacactgggaacacgggaaacacagggaacacaggaaacacagggaacacaggaaacacagggaacaCGGGAAACACAGGGAACACTGGGAACACAGGGAACACTGGGAACACAGGAAACACTGGAAACACAGGGAACACGGGAAACACAGGGAACACTGGGAACACAGGGAACATAGGAAACACAGGGAACACGGGAAACACAGGGAACACTGGGAACACGGGAAACACAGGGAACACGAGAAACACAGGGAACACTGGGaacacaggaaacacagggaacacgggaaaaacaggaaacactgggaacacaggaaacacagggaacactgggaacacaggaaacacagggaacaCGGGAAACATGTCAAAGGGCACTGAAGCAGTGTCACCATATCCAGACAGCGATTCACCGAAACCGCATCGCTCTGGGCTACGAAAGCAAACTGGATTAGTCAGAGGAAGGTAGCAGAGACACGGGGAGCACGTGCTACCTCTACACATGCATAGCCGGGGTGCAGAAACCCAATCCACACCCCTGGGGACCGTGAGGTCACAATGGCAGTCAGCATGCCGCCCAGTCATTTAGAATGCCATGCAGCGTTTTATACGTAAAGCAGTCATGTCTGTTTCACAGACGTATCACATCACCAAAgacaaatacacagaacacaccaaaaaaaaacaaaacaaacaaaaaatatcaAGGGCAAATTAAAGTAAAGGGATTCATCTGTGCTGCAAAGATACCCTGAGCAAACTCAGTCAAAACAAAACTCCCCTCAACCATCTCATGGTTTCTGGTAACTTTATCGTAGAAATGAGACTGCAGCTAAATTACAGATCACACTCAAATCCAGCATGCTGACCGAATGAAACTGCAAAGCTCTTtaatttacaggtttttttcaaACATAAAATTGACTGGAAAATTGGAAGACAATACTTTTACTATAAGAGAGAAAGCACTGGATAAAGGCCACAATTATACCAGTCTGCTGTCGCCAGGATGTAAACACAGCAGGCCCTGTGTAGGTCTGCATGTGGCTGCAGGCATGTGTGTCGTGTAAACTATGAATTTTGTCTTTTTGGGTGGCAGGGTGGCGGAGCGGGTAACACTATAGCACCCAtgtccagtgtgtgtgtgtgtgtgtgtgtgtgtgtgtgtgtgtgtgtgtgtgtgtgtgtgtgtgtgtgggtttgcagaGATCACATTTGGGGTCCAAAATGTCCCCAACGTGTGGTAAAACTTGAAACTTcattacttttggggacattttttcaggTCTCCATtgggataacctcaattttataaagaatctgtgactgcagccagaacatgtaaaaataaaaatgctgaaagtctggttacttatgtttaaagttagggctgactaggagttaaggttgtcattgctgggatcaGGGTTTTTCCCCAAAGACATGAATGGAAGGTCCCGACTTAGATAGGTATGCCAATAtggatgtatgtttgtgtgtgtgtctgtgtgtgtgtatgggtcaAACATGCCTTACACATTGTACATTACACTGTGAAGACCAAGTGTCCCTACAatctgataaaaacctgttattctgactattttttcagtccccactaCGGGAATTTCAGTTTTATGAAaacctgtgactgcaatcacagTATGAAGGCAGGAGGTTCATTACCATCAACAAATTGCCCCTAATGTACAAACACGTTTTCTACAATAGACGGGCATCTAGGGGAATATTTCCAAATCCAGTGCTCAGGgactcacagacagtccatgtttttgctccctcccagggccTTATtggaaacaaaaatgtggactgtctggcagggagctggaagggagcaaaaacatggactgtctggcagggagctggaagggagcaaaaacatggactgtctggcagggagctggaagggagcaaaaacatggactgtctggcagggagctagaagggagcaaaaacatgaactgtctggcagggagccggaagggaccaaaaacatggactgtctagcagggagcAAGAACATGGACCGtatgtgggtccccgaggaccggattgggaaacactgccctagggTGTTCAGCCATCCTTGTGCCCTGTTCCTCCTGGAAGAGGCTCCAAATGCACTGTGACAGTACTGGATACACGATTATGCTAAACGAATGGGTTATGGGTCATTAGTACAAAGACATGGTCATATTTTCTAAATCACCAGTTGCTTTGACtaagcatcaaaacaggctgcCCAAAATTACTATCAATTATTGTCATCTCTGGAGGATGCCACCTGGTTGGCTCGCAGGGCAGCTGTTTGGGCATGTCTCACTGGGCAGAGGCCTCGGGGCAAAGTCTGGACAGGCTGGTGATGTTATAGCTTCCAGCTGTCTTGGGAATGCCTGGAGACCCCCCAGAAGGTTTTAGAAACTGTGGCCTGGTGTTATCCAATCAGTATGCAGCCACCTGGATCCTCACCAGAATAAGCGGCTCGACGACAGATGGATTGATGGCTGGATGGACACGGCGTCTTAACATCTGACCTGCCTGCTCGTGTCTATCTTAGCAGAAGATTCCTTCCGCTTGTAAATGAGATATAAAATCATGCTTCGTAGATGGCAGCCTTTGCCTGAGGGCTGGATTTAGACTGAGCCTaaggtttctgtttttttgtCGGGTCAGCGGTAAGCCGGGGTGACTCGTGCGAAGCAGAACGCCCCCCCCTGGCCAGACCGCAGGTTTTTCTCTGGCAAGTCAGCAAGTCACTGATACGTGTCCGTTTATTGGCAGCCGAGGAGCCGGAGAGCCGAACTGCACAGGCGATGCAATTTCAACACTCTTGTTGGACTAggatttttatctttttttttgggttcatttccaccccccccccccccccccccccacagtttcAGCTGAAACTGCACTCCTCAGAAAGCCATACCCCTGCCCAGCCAAATCCTTCCTTTACATGCCCTAGATCTACTGCGCACGGCCGTTACAGCAGCGATTCGTGGCTTGAAGCGAGCCCCTGCCAAGATGCCCCATCTCATACCCCAATACCCTGGCGGGAGCGAACACCACCCTCCGTCGCAGGACTCGAACCCGGTGCCAGATCGCATCCGTCCCCGTTACCACTTTAAATAATCCATTGTTTCACTACCATCTCCGCGACATTCTCTCCCAACACTGCAGTTCCATTGTGATTAAGCTTTAGTCATAAGCCTGGCACAGACTTTCCTTAACTTGATTTTAaggacggtgggggggggggtggggtttgcTGTGCAGGTACTGGCTGCATCCCCCGCATACACGTACTTGCAGCTTGCGCAGCGAGGACAGGAGCTGCACGGTCTGTGGCAGCGTCAACCTGCTCCTCCCTCCGGTCTGACAGCAGGGGGGGTTAGAGAACAACAAACACCGGTGTAGGGAAGGACACGGGAAGGGGGACGGGGCGGCGGCTGGCCGCGATGGGCGAAGGATACATCCTCTGCGAAAATGAGCTGCCTGCAGGTCTCCAGGGGGAGGTGGTAGTCCTTGTCGAGCACTGAGAGCGGTgcgggaaggggaagaggaagCCACAGCGAGGAAGAAGCAGCAAAGATCGCCCCAGGGACAGATTAGAAATTACCGTGTACTCAGGTGAAGTGATTTCTGGTTAATGATTCGGGAATAGGAGTGTTTCTCTGATTTAATAAATagttattaataattaaaaaaaaacaaattatgaACATAATACTACTACTACAAATTGCGACTATTATTAACTAATAATACCGTTAGTAATAATATTAATTGTAATAATAGCAATTCATCGTCGTCATCCATTTTTAACAATAGATCTGGAGAAGTCAACACGCTGTTCTAGATATATTTTTAACTGAATCATGGACACAAAAATAAGCCCTCGACCACGTCACAGCTTACTTGGCTCTCCCCTCGCTTTCCTAGAAGCGTGGCTCGCCACACAGAACCGGACGCCTGTGGTCCACCTTGTGGCCAGTGTTGGTACTGAACTGAGCAGCACGTTAAAACGCAAGCACCGACTGTGCGGTGAAATGCCACGCAGCCCTTCTCTAAGCGGAAGGGCTGGGTGTCTGACCTGAGTTCAACAACTTCATGAGCTCCAGCGCATCCAGCCGTTCATCCTACAAAGAAAGAAATGTAATATAAAGTAAATGAGTATCATATATGATATAACTGCACAAAGCGGTGTAATGACATCATAGGGGTGAATGATTTTGACCAATGAACTGTGTACATACCGCCCCCGCTTCCTTGATGAACAGCTCCTCAACTCTCCTGTAATCATCGGCTGCCACAGGCTGTGACTGCACCACCTGCAACACACAGGTATGTTCCTTCACACACTCGCATGAACCAGgaccagaggtggacatttcaggtccggaacgtaaaaatccagaccaagattttgtttcaaccagccagctgagtactctgtgactgcatctctttatgctttattgtttggttgaaacaaaatcctggtctggatttgtaccggATCTGCATTATTCTCCTCTGAGCACAACAGGAAGGATGCTCATGTTATTCTGGGGTAGCAGTCCTAAGATTTTGGATCTCATGAGAAAATACGGAAGAATGAGATTGATAAGGTGGCTGCAACCATTTTCCTTAAGAGTCCCTAATTCCTGGCCGCCGCCTGGCTTTATAGCGTAGGGCAGCTCAACCTTAGTATGCTCACCGTGTTGAAGTTGGAGGAGCAGGTGCTGTCGAGGTCCCTGCAACGCAAAGTTATCGAACACAGCAGTCAGACATGGTCACAGGGTCCCATCCCAGTGCAGAACCCGCCATTCGCACGGATGTTCGTACCCCAGCGTGTTTCCGCTCTTAGCGAACAGCCGCAGGAAAAAGTCTCCTGCCTGGTTGGGCCGGCTGGTGGAGACCACGACCACGTAGTTACCCGGGTGGAGGCGAACCTTGCGGCGCACACCCCTCACCGCTTGGTACGACCCGGAGGAAGCCACCGGCTGCCTGGTGGAGAAAAATTTCTCATCCAGGGTACTGGGGTTGCCGTCCACCTGCGTGGatggagaaggggggggggggggggtcacgatgTGTGAGGAGCAGATGGAGCTAGGGAGGGACAAATTCATCATCAAAAAGAAGGATAGAAAACTAACAAAATGAACGACAATCGAGCAGAATTATGGGACAGATGCACTTCTTGAATGTTTGCATGGATGGAGGAAGGTGGGGGGCTCACCACACAGGGGCCCTTCAATATGCCAAAGTCACGGGCATAACTTATAAGAGATGGAGAGGTTGTAACCcctcaattatcaaaaccagccaatacacccccctggacccccttaagtgggtggagacctcaaccccccctggtgctcaacccaaagttacACTGATATTTTATCAGGGGGTCCAGAATTTATAGCCGTATCATGTATTTCTCTCTGACAAACTATGTGGCAGTTTGCTATTCACTGAAGAATGGAAACAAGCAATAAGCCCCTGCGAGAGGGTAGCGACAATGCAGCCAGTCACTCACCTTGTAAACGTGGAAAGCGACCTGGAGGAAATTGATCTTGTCCTTCTGCCTCCTGTTTTTCTGCAGCACCTCTGCCACCATGGTGCATTTCATTGCTTTTTCCTTTGGTTTCGGGGTCGCCTGTCCCGCCGGTTTGACGCCTCCGTTGGCATCCGTGTCATCCCCGCCGCCATTGACGGGGctctcgtcctcgtcctcgtaGTCGTCCAGCTCCGAGAGAACGAGCCTGAACTGTGGGTTCCTCCAAAAGGAGCCTGAGAGAGACGGAGGAAGGCTTTGTGGCTTGCAAGCAACCTGCCTTGGCTATTAATGTAGCAAATAATGACATGTCAACAAAACTCTTTTTTGATTGGATAAGAGTAATAAGGGAGACAGACGACAGCATTGTGTATTACGAACAATTTTGCATTAAATAAATTGACCAGTCTACATTTAATCAGCATTATTACATCCTCCATATCCAGTTCAGGGTCACggagagcctggagcctgtcccagaaagGACAGGCCACAGGGCAGGGGATGCGACATCCTGGATGgggtgtcacactcacacacgatagGGGTCATTTACAGATGCCAATTTTTGTTCTTGGATTATGGGACGAAACCCGAGTTCCTGGAGGAGAACACTGCGGGTATGAGGTGAATGTACAAGCTCCACCcagccacccacacacacacacacacacacacacgcacgcacatacacatagacctgtactcatatctttgtggggactgcccATTCATTTACTATGGGCAAattcctaatcccaactatgacaaccttaacccttacCCAGCCTTAACGTTAactgtaagtaaccaaacaaaatggtatttttagtttttcggttgcattcacagatcttcgtGGGCAGCCTGAAAAATTGTCCCCACGTCAAAATAAGGCCACAGTGTTACCTGCTGATCGATTGTGTCGCCGCATGAATCTGTGACCATTCTTGGAGCATTTTAACTGCAAAATGGCCGAATAGAGGGAGAACAGTATACAAAGGGCCTGATTAATAAGTGCTTCTGAGTTTGCCTGTACTCATGTGTGACTTTGCCTGGGTGTGAATATGCAGTCAGCAAATCCTCCCCTTAACTTTTAAATCTTTACTAAgaattgtgaaatcagatgcACGAACAAGCACACGCTTACGGGGGAATTTGGGACTGCCCCCAGCGGTACAGCCTGGCACCCAGGAGCCCTGGTAGGAGGTGATGGTCCAGATGGACGACGGGTGCTCCTGTCCTACTTCCTCCTCGGAGAGGCAATCCGGGCTCACGCTGCACAGCTCCACTGAGTCGAAGAGCGATCTGAAGTCCTCCACGCTGATCCTGCAAGCAGAAGAACAGGCACACAGTGTCCCGCTGTTTGCTCTCGTCTAAATACTGTTTGCGACTGTTCATCAATTTTAATTTATTGTACTGTACTCTAAAATCAAA from Brienomyrus brachyistius isolate T26 chromosome 17, BBRACH_0.4, whole genome shotgun sequence harbors:
- the capn12 gene encoding calpain-12, with translation MECNKFEGSNFNPLKFRNQDYESLRDECLKSGALFSDPLFAADQSSIGLPADPDPKNAVKWMRPKDINKDAVFIEDTTGTTDICQGQLGNCWLLAALSSLTMHPTLFAKVVPSEQSLSESYAGIFHFKFWQYGEWVEVVVDDLLPVRSGRLLFNHSRTLNEFWSALVEKAYAKMIGCYSSLKGGNISEGMEDFTGGIARAISVKSRTPTGLWKILTASLSRGTLLSCFIQAANLQEIGTVNKQGLVKGHAYAITNTDQVRKKSGEVLLLRLRNPWGFVEYSGPWSDKCKNWDDVDSAEKKRIQLIKAEDGEFWISVEDFRSLFDSVELCSVSPDCLSEEEVGQEHPSSIWTITSYQGSWVPGCTAGGSPKFPRSFWRNPQFRLVLSELDDYEDEDESPVNGGGDDTDANGGVKPAGQATPKPKEKAMKCTMVAEVLQKNRRQKDKINFLQVAFHVYKVDGNPSTLDEKFFSTRQPVASSGSYQAVRGVRRKVRLHPGNYVVVVSTSRPNQAGDFFLRLFAKSGNTLGDLDSTCSSNFNTVVQSQPVAADDYRRVEELFIKEAGADERLDALELMKLLNSVLDKDYHLPLETCRQLIFAEDTGGRSRLTLPQTVQLLSSLRKLQSIFLKYDEDSSGTMSPFDLSLSLQAAGLQCSRAVQEVLWERVGAGLTQLPFYGFISCVARLRVLFALYESESSQEVRQRGIDAWLLKFLTV